A single window of Treponema denticola ATCC 35405 DNA harbors:
- a CDS encoding YfbM family protein: MGMIANYQLISDRDLKKLMTEKDIADFTEELQEAENCILFDMDKMWDVLHFVLTGVSAGEPIEGNPLSEAIVGVDSFEGCEDFIGYTKKETIPLIVKKLNETDIDSLLENFSMQKCKKNKLYPNIWDYEDEKEEIIDELKCAFAGLKDFYNEAAQAGQNVLVSIY; the protein is encoded by the coding sequence ATGGGAATGATTGCAAACTATCAACTCATAAGTGATAGGGACTTAAAAAAACTTATGACCGAAAAAGACATTGCGGATTTTACGGAAGAACTGCAAGAAGCCGAAAACTGTATTTTATTCGACATGGATAAAATGTGGGACGTTTTACATTTTGTACTTACCGGTGTTTCAGCAGGAGAGCCGATAGAGGGTAACCCGCTTAGTGAAGCAATTGTCGGAGTAGATTCTTTCGAAGGATGCGAAGATTTTATCGGATATACAAAAAAGGAAACCATACCATTAATCGTGAAAAAATTAAATGAAACCGATATTGATTCTCTTTTGGAAAACTTCAGTATGCAAAAATGTAAGAAAAATAAACTGTATCCGAATATCTGGGATTATGAAGATGAAAAAGAAGAAATTATAGATGAACTTAAATGTGCATTTGCCGGACTTAAAGATTTTTATAACGAAGCAGCCCAAGCAGGTCAAAATGTTTTGGTTTCCATTTATTAA
- a CDS encoding DUF4304 domain-containing protein produces the protein MKPRELCEKAWQEIARNFPDFKVLGKGKTLRKIANNKDIIFEIYFQANRYNCESNVEFIPHINIYSKAMKKAGITGEGIIYGGELSSLAGRKAGAWWQLAGASYKDTVTQITGLLHKHIMPLFADFEDTNKNIERILNGSLKGYALLYYIYYFGGKEPAERYFNKVIKEDKLKKKYISFYNSLKEIPKENIDLHFEDFYGASLIKFAYLHGLEIIQ, from the coding sequence ATGAAACCAAGAGAACTTTGCGAAAAAGCATGGCAAGAAATAGCACGCAATTTCCCTGACTTTAAAGTGCTAGGTAAAGGAAAGACTTTACGAAAAATTGCAAATAACAAAGACATTATTTTTGAAATATATTTTCAAGCCAATAGATACAACTGTGAATCTAATGTTGAGTTTATCCCGCATATCAACATTTATTCAAAGGCTATGAAAAAAGCAGGCATAACCGGTGAAGGAATTATTTACGGCGGAGAGCTTAGTTCTTTAGCCGGAAGAAAAGCGGGCGCTTGGTGGCAGTTGGCCGGAGCAAGCTATAAAGATACCGTAACGCAAATTACGGGGTTATTACATAAACACATTATGCCTTTATTTGCAGACTTTGAAGATACAAATAAAAATATCGAAAGAATTTTAAACGGCTCATTAAAAGGGTATGCTTTGCTCTACTATATCTACTATTTTGGCGGCAAAGAGCCGGCTGAAAGATATTTTAATAAAGTCATCAAAGAAGATAAGTTAAAGAAAAAATATATTTCGTTTTATAACTCATTAAAAGAAATTCCAAAAGAAAATATAGATTTGCATTTTGAGGACTTTTACGGTGCAAGTTTAATTAAATTTGCATATTTACATGGTTTAGAAATTATTCAATAA
- a CDS encoding DUF6966 domain-containing protein has product MKQIPDFLRENDRYYIYALQALKQLFTETSCTWRKWIETDIEEYLSTGSVEHHLGAYGGMGSINDIWICKVNNHTINDEAEPWANELMEYFKCLSYGIANIIKAGKKINIEKIFAESRTRKILTGIQCESCGFSQIHKRETDSYLASILLPKMVKEAVLQNKTEELISACLIPDIPNLVEERERIIKLAEQSGIGFSVSKNYCCKKCGGDTRIRYWKLDGKRI; this is encoded by the coding sequence ATGAAACAAATTCCGGATTTTCTAAGAGAAAATGATAGATACTATATTTATGCATTGCAAGCTTTAAAACAATTGTTTACCGAAACGTCCTGTACTTGGCGAAAATGGATTGAAACCGATATTGAAGAATACTTAAGCACAGGCAGCGTTGAGCATCATCTTGGGGCTTACGGAGGAATGGGCAGTATAAATGATATTTGGATTTGCAAGGTAAATAATCATACTATAAACGACGAGGCTGAACCATGGGCAAATGAGTTGATGGAATATTTTAAATGCCTTTCTTACGGAATTGCAAATATAATAAAAGCAGGGAAAAAAATCAATATTGAAAAAATATTCGCAGAAAGCCGTACACGGAAAATCTTAACCGGCATTCAGTGTGAGTCTTGCGGTTTTTCACAAATACACAAAAGAGAAACGGATTCATATTTGGCTTCAATTCTTTTACCTAAAATGGTAAAAGAGGCTGTTTTACAAAACAAAACGGAAGAATTGATTTCCGCTTGCCTCATACCGGATATTCCGAACTTGGTTGAAGAAAGAGAGCGGATTATAAAACTTGCAGAACAAAGCGGAATCGGTTTTTCGGTATCTAAAAATTATTGCTGCAAAAAATGCGGCGGCGATACAAGAATTAGATATTGGAAATTAGACGGAAAACGTATATGA
- a CDS encoding DNA-binding domain-containing protein, with the protein MLKYCLRENLLTPAPDDYMAQVTDSQVFTLEDVIDRMVKRGTTVTRTDLVAIMQLYTQECSFIVEEGGTLNTPLINTSMSISGVFDGADDAFDKKRHTVNLNINAGTALKTAVGKVKTIKTETASTDPYITSVLDKLNGSSDEVKIGSVMEIIGSRLKFDPKDDEQGVFAVSGTKTVRCASVVENKPARIIVLLDASVPAGDFTLEVRTKLSSDGSKKSKTLKKGYYRKTLKAVV; encoded by the coding sequence ATGTTAAAGTATTGTTTACGCGAAAACCTACTCACGCCTGCGCCGGATGACTACATGGCGCAAGTTACGGACAGTCAAGTATTCACACTTGAAGATGTAATTGACCGTATGGTAAAACGAGGTACAACCGTTACACGCACCGACTTGGTCGCAATAATGCAGCTGTACACCCAAGAATGTTCATTTATCGTCGAAGAAGGCGGCACACTTAACACGCCGCTTATCAACACTTCAATGAGCATATCGGGCGTTTTTGACGGAGCGGACGACGCTTTTGATAAAAAACGGCACACGGTCAACCTGAACATCAATGCGGGAACGGCACTTAAAACCGCAGTCGGCAAGGTAAAAACCATAAAGACTGAAACGGCAAGCACCGACCCGTACATCACGAGCGTTTTAGACAAACTGAACGGCTCGTCTGACGAAGTCAAAATCGGCTCTGTAATGGAAATAATCGGCAGCCGGTTAAAATTTGACCCTAAAGACGATGAACAAGGCGTATTCGCCGTATCGGGCACCAAAACCGTCCGCTGTGCCTCGGTAGTCGAAAACAAACCGGCCCGCATCATCGTTCTTTTGGACGCAAGCGTCCCCGCAGGCGATTTTACGCTGGAAGTACGGACAAAGTTATCGAGCGATGGCAGCAAAAAATCGAAGACACTCAAAAAAGGATACTACCGTAAAACCTTAAAAGCGGTAGTCTAG
- a CDS encoding formylglycine-generating enzyme family protein: MMNSNNNKKVHAFRGAALITAAVLAVTLLFTACPNNAGGGGSAATVNITVTGDANVNVPSEPVAVRAGAKWAEAKSTVQGKISPKPNFLIDTWHLGEDENAPELKDADMFVKDTTVFVKSRADLPDLSPIQGSGTQVKITFGVTPAGGGAILGPNPISVNKNTPWNPLLKAYAKAALKVSPGYELTGWKKNGTLLDDTFSFDDDANIFAELEDRRIYLTVKGDGHVTVNNPTETIVIKSGVKWQSIKGTVAAKVTVNDPANYAVTAWHKGTSASDPVLTDDYEFTMADAPNCTVYAETGDKRITVTVKYGTGSGSPTPAGNITVYDGKKWSEVKAQAAAKLNLPYGVVIQKWHWNDAGGQEINDNHIFKASDGPRTVYAKVFDKRITVTVKYGKVGTENPPTAGTITVYDGDTWSTVKPKAQNKLPSSALAHGATILKWQWNDADGWEINANHTFKVSDGATKTVYALIRPRIVYGQYGPARRLQFYAPESGIVTERLYYLDKIYGATNGTLGRSEQTDNQEHQVSLDAYWMADGEVTQELYELVMGTNPSCFQGPSKPPASGEIQERRPVEQVNWYEAVAFCNELTRCCPALGESECVYTYAGNPYTVRYAKQKKVPSMDRSKKGFRLPTEAEWEWAAQGGIEHYQYPVPWGTSSAEYGDYIWYESNSGSKTHQGLKKKSHPKFPLDDIGGNVSEWCWDWYSSTTPTGGDNPTGATSGTKRVRRGGSYGDHYSRCKCAYRSRREPEVQNDKTGFRIVCRD, encoded by the coding sequence ATGATGAACTCAAACAACAACAAAAAGGTTCACGCCTTTAGAGGGGCGGCGCTCATCACGGCCGCAGTTTTGGCAGTTACTTTGCTGTTTACCGCATGCCCGAACAACGCGGGAGGCGGCGGGAGCGCGGCTACCGTCAACATCACCGTAACGGGCGATGCGAACGTCAATGTGCCGTCGGAGCCGGTTGCGGTACGGGCGGGTGCTAAGTGGGCGGAAGCGAAGTCGACGGTTCAAGGCAAAATCAGCCCTAAACCGAACTTTTTGATCGACACGTGGCATTTGGGCGAGGACGAAAACGCACCGGAGCTTAAAGACGCGGACATGTTTGTTAAAGACACCACCGTGTTCGTTAAATCGCGGGCGGACTTACCCGATTTAAGCCCTATACAGGGCTCAGGAACACAAGTCAAAATCACTTTCGGCGTAACGCCTGCGGGAGGAGGCGCCATACTGGGGCCGAACCCTATCAGCGTGAACAAAAACACGCCGTGGAACCCCCTGCTCAAAGCCTATGCGAAAGCCGCGCTCAAAGTGAGCCCGGGCTACGAGCTGACGGGCTGGAAAAAGAACGGCACACTGCTTGACGACACATTCAGCTTTGATGACGATGCGAACATCTTTGCCGAGCTGGAAGACCGACGCATTTACCTAACGGTTAAAGGCGACGGCCACGTTACCGTCAACAACCCGACGGAAACGATTGTCATTAAAAGCGGGGTAAAGTGGCAGAGCATTAAAGGAACCGTTGCCGCCAAAGTAACGGTGAACGACCCGGCAAACTACGCCGTAACGGCGTGGCACAAGGGAACGAGCGCAAGCGACCCCGTGCTGACCGACGACTACGAGTTTACAATGGCCGACGCACCGAACTGCACCGTGTATGCCGAAACGGGCGATAAGCGCATAACGGTTACCGTAAAATACGGTACGGGAAGCGGCAGCCCGACACCGGCAGGAAATATAACCGTGTACGACGGCAAAAAGTGGAGCGAGGTAAAAGCGCAGGCCGCAGCTAAGCTGAACCTTCCCTACGGTGTTGTCATACAAAAATGGCACTGGAACGATGCCGGCGGGCAGGAGATAAACGACAACCATATATTTAAGGCGAGCGACGGGCCGCGCACCGTGTATGCCAAAGTATTCGACAAGCGCATAACGGTTACCGTCAAATACGGTAAAGTAGGTACGGAAAATCCGCCTACGGCAGGCACGATAACCGTGTACGACGGCGATACGTGGAGCACGGTAAAACCGAAGGCTCAAAATAAACTGCCCTCATCCGCGCTTGCTCACGGGGCGACAATTTTAAAATGGCAGTGGAACGATGCCGACGGGTGGGAGATAAACGCCAACCATACCTTTAAGGTGAGCGACGGGGCGACGAAGACCGTGTATGCGCTTATCAGGCCGCGCATAGTGTATGGACAATATGGTCCGGCTAGAAGATTGCAGTTTTACGCTCCGGAAAGCGGCATCGTTACCGAGCGCCTCTATTATCTGGATAAAATTTATGGAGCAACAAACGGCACTCTCGGACGCAGCGAGCAAACGGACAACCAGGAGCATCAGGTAAGCTTGGACGCCTACTGGATGGCAGACGGGGAAGTAACGCAAGAACTGTACGAACTGGTAATGGGCACAAACCCGAGCTGCTTCCAAGGTCCGAGCAAACCGCCTGCTTCGGGCGAAATACAGGAGCGGCGCCCGGTAGAACAAGTCAACTGGTATGAAGCGGTTGCCTTTTGCAACGAGCTGACGCGCTGTTGTCCTGCGTTGGGAGAAAGCGAATGCGTATATACGTATGCCGGAAACCCCTACACCGTACGGTACGCAAAGCAAAAAAAAGTGCCTTCGATGGACAGGAGCAAAAAAGGCTTTCGCTTGCCCACCGAAGCCGAATGGGAATGGGCCGCCCAAGGCGGCATCGAGCATTACCAATATCCGGTGCCGTGGGGAACATCCTCAGCAGAGTATGGCGACTATATATGGTATGAATCCAACAGCGGCAGCAAAACCCACCAAGGATTAAAGAAGAAGAGTCATCCGAAATTCCCCCTCGATGATATTGGCGGCAACGTTTCCGAATGGTGCTGGGATTGGTACAGCTCCACTACGCCTACAGGCGGGGATAACCCGACCGGAGCGACGTCTGGCACCAAGCGCGTTCGTCGCGGCGGCAGCTATGGTGACCATTACTCTCGCTGCAAGTGCGCATATCGGTCGCGCAGGGAACCTGAAGTGCAGAATGACAAGACCGGCTTTCGTATAGTGTGCAGGGATTAA
- a CDS encoding formylglycine-generating enzyme family protein, translating into MKTSNAKTKAYAFRGGSALITAAVLALVALFGMTGCPNNAGGGGSGSGNSGGGGTPAGSFEDTGDGFIKIIPTTTGIVGVDPDYTLPGTEANRKGVFRAGRKVKLSPYKLGKTEVTYELWYQVRTWAEGKGYTFANKGLEGWDGTGGGGSHPNYTNIGKPPTGNKNHPVTMVIWRDCIVWCNAYTEKTMGEGECVYRKSKTDTTVLKDATDTAACDAAYADMDKKGFRLPTEAEWEYAARWQGSDKTNAAQYGDVWLTKLNSASGAKADWNDADETKAVAWYSGNAGGTTHPVGERRANALGLHDMSGNVWEWCFDRHDNNPASNDSAYEQGGIVTDPQGAASGPYRVRRGGSWGGSAGGCTVGRREDYSPDSRYNYLGFRLAWRP; encoded by the coding sequence ATGAAAACAAGTAATGCAAAGACTAAGGCTTATGCCTTTAGAGGAGGGTCGGCGCTCATCACAGCCGCAGTTTTAGCGCTTGTTGCGCTATTTGGAATGACCGGCTGTCCGAACAACGCGGGCGGGGGCGGTTCAGGAAGCGGTAACTCCGGCGGAGGCGGGACGCCTGCCGGTAGTTTTGAAGACACAGGTGACGGCTTTATAAAAATAATACCTACGACAACAGGCATTGTAGGCGTTGACCCTGACTACACCTTACCCGGAACTGAAGCTAATCGGAAAGGCGTATTCCGTGCAGGCCGAAAGGTAAAATTAAGTCCCTACAAGCTCGGTAAAACAGAGGTAACGTACGAGTTATGGTATCAAGTGCGTACGTGGGCAGAAGGTAAGGGCTATACCTTTGCAAACAAAGGGCTTGAAGGTTGGGACGGCACAGGCGGCGGAGGTAGTCATCCCAATTATACAAACATAGGCAAGCCTCCTACAGGAAACAAAAATCATCCTGTAACAATGGTAATCTGGCGGGACTGTATTGTGTGGTGTAATGCGTATACGGAAAAGACGATGGGCGAGGGAGAATGCGTATACCGCAAAAGCAAAACCGATACTACCGTATTAAAAGATGCAACTGATACAGCTGCTTGCGATGCAGCCTATGCCGATATGGATAAAAAAGGCTTTAGACTTCCGACTGAAGCTGAGTGGGAATATGCTGCCCGCTGGCAGGGAAGCGATAAAACAAATGCGGCACAATACGGCGATGTATGGTTGACCAAGCTGAACAGTGCAAGCGGAGCAAAAGCCGACTGGAATGATGCGGATGAGACAAAAGCCGTTGCATGGTATAGCGGAAATGCGGGAGGAACAACACATCCTGTAGGAGAAAGGAGAGCAAATGCACTCGGTTTACACGATATGAGCGGTAATGTCTGGGAATGGTGTTTTGATAGGCATGATAATAACCCTGCATCAAACGATAGTGCTTATGAGCAAGGCGGTATTGTTACCGATCCTCAAGGTGCCGCGTCAGGCCCTTACCGCGTCAGGCGCGGCGGCAGTTGGGGCGGCAGCGCGGGCGGCTGCACTGTAGGCAGACGGGAGGACTACAGTCCTGACAGCAGGTACAACTATCTTGGCTTCCGCCTGGCTTGGCGCCCTTGA
- a CDS encoding leucine-rich repeat domain-containing protein, with the protein MSAEKAPARGGFLYGGGTPIPAYVRVPYAKLAGYLNTASATDLNYIELTGVPNTVPGTAATNGKAGRLGEIIKESDKRVALKLPANVTEIDDRAFLGCTRLESIDLSACTSLTAIKLAAFKGCTSLKAVQLPQSLTTIGHFAFEGCTALKEVELPQNLTVIGTDAFKGCSIETLVIHCDIKGTIIENFTKKDEVNKNVKKLTLGKGVTTIGNYAFYIIGYSKLAAVDFSACTALTEIGENAFAYSKLTNVNLSACIKLTEIGKSAFSNCTDLTNVDLSGCTALTTIGEQAFNSCYEATVKLPTGITAIGNEAFGENDEDFLCKNVLIPRSHAATIKPLVTASDYPEDRIREY; encoded by the coding sequence TTGAGTGCGGAGAAAGCTCCGGCTCGGGGCGGTTTTTTATACGGAGGGGGCACGCCGATACCTGCCTACGTGCGGGTACCCTACGCAAAACTTGCCGGTTACCTTAACACCGCTTCAGCGACGGACTTAAACTACATCGAACTGACCGGCGTACCGAATACAGTCCCCGGAACCGCTGCCACAAACGGAAAAGCCGGCCGCTTGGGAGAGATAATCAAAGAGAGCGATAAAAGGGTTGCCCTTAAACTGCCTGCAAATGTTACCGAAATAGATGATAGGGCATTTCTGGGCTGTACGCGCTTGGAAAGTATAGACCTGTCCGCCTGCACTTCTCTTACTGCAATAAAGCTGGCGGCTTTTAAAGGCTGTACATCCTTAAAAGCGGTGCAGCTGCCCCAGAGCCTTACCACGATAGGTCATTTCGCTTTTGAAGGCTGTACGGCATTAAAAGAGGTAGAGCTGCCCCAAAACCTTACCGTGATAGGAACTGATGCTTTTAAGGGCTGCTCTATTGAAACGCTGGTTATACACTGCGATATCAAAGGTACGATTATCGAAAATTTTACGAAAAAGGATGAGGTAAATAAGAACGTAAAAAAGCTGACTCTCGGAAAAGGCGTTACTACGATAGGCAATTACGCTTTTTATATTATTGGATACTCCAAGCTTGCAGCCGTCGACTTTTCCGCCTGTACCGCTCTTACCGAAATAGGCGAAAATGCTTTTGCCTACTCTAAGTTAACGAATGTGAATCTGTCCGCCTGTATCAAGCTTACCGAAATAGGTAAGAGTGCTTTTTCCAACTGCACTGACTTAACGAATGTTGACCTGTCCGGCTGTACCGCTCTTACCACAATAGGAGAGCAAGCTTTCAACAGCTGTTATGAGGCAACGGTTAAATTGCCGACCGGTATAACTGCAATAGGAAACGAGGCTTTCGGTGAAAACGACGAGGACTTTTTGTGCAAAAACGTGCTCATACCGCGCTCTCATGCTGCAACCATAAAGCCCCTTGTAACAGCTTCGGATTATCCTGAAGACAGGATAAGAGAGTATTAG
- the gatB gene encoding Asp-tRNA(Asn)/Glu-tRNA(Gln) amidotransferase subunit GatB — MLKHGNLEYEIIIGCEIHCQLLTKTKAFCSCENRYGGIPNTRVCPCCLGLPGALPRVSKEYVEFGIKAGHALGCRINNFSKFDRKHYFYPDLVKGYQITQFYTPLCEEGEVEVNLAAQNEEPKFKKIRIERIHLEEDVGKSLHIEGSHSYIDFNRSGVPLIEIVSKPDMSTPDEAAKYMQTIREILKFIGVTDGNMEEGALRCDANVNLKIIDNGVEFRTPISEIKNMNSFKAVKDACTYEVSRQLEEYNSKDRIAFKTGFKRTMGWDEPSGQTVVQRTKTIAEDYRFMPEPDLRALELSDKFIKEVSDSVGELPEAKRLRFKKEYHLSEFDVQTLTSERELAEWFEEAAKKSSSPKKCANWILAEVLAILNETNSSLSDLKFGPEAIAELVNVIEEGKITSKQAKDVFAEMIACGKKPSAVIAEKGMEQVSDSSFIEKIVEEVFAENAEAVQDWKNGKTNVAGWLMGQVMKKSGGKANPKQAADLVNKRLTE; from the coding sequence ATGCTTAAACACGGCAATTTAGAATACGAAATAATTATAGGCTGCGAAATACACTGCCAGCTTTTAACAAAGACAAAGGCTTTTTGTTCTTGTGAAAACCGTTACGGCGGAATTCCAAACACGAGGGTCTGTCCCTGCTGTCTCGGTCTGCCCGGAGCTCTTCCCAGAGTAAGCAAGGAATATGTAGAATTCGGAATTAAGGCCGGACACGCCCTCGGCTGCCGGATAAATAATTTTTCCAAATTCGACAGAAAGCATTATTTTTATCCCGACCTTGTAAAGGGCTATCAGATAACTCAATTTTACACACCTCTGTGCGAAGAAGGTGAAGTTGAGGTGAACCTTGCAGCTCAAAATGAAGAGCCGAAATTCAAAAAGATAAGAATTGAGAGAATCCATTTGGAAGAAGACGTAGGCAAAAGTCTTCACATAGAAGGCTCGCATAGTTATATTGACTTTAACCGCTCAGGCGTTCCTCTAATCGAAATTGTTTCAAAGCCCGATATGTCTACCCCCGATGAGGCTGCAAAATATATGCAGACAATCAGAGAGATTTTAAAATTTATCGGCGTTACCGACGGAAACATGGAAGAAGGAGCCCTGCGCTGTGATGCAAATGTCAACCTAAAAATCATCGACAACGGCGTAGAATTTAGAACTCCTATTTCCGAAATAAAAAATATGAACTCCTTTAAGGCTGTAAAGGATGCCTGCACCTATGAGGTTTCCCGTCAACTGGAAGAATACAACAGCAAGGACCGCATCGCTTTTAAGACGGGCTTTAAACGCACCATGGGCTGGGACGAACCTTCGGGGCAGACCGTAGTACAGCGTACAAAAACAATAGCGGAAGATTACCGCTTTATGCCCGAACCGGATTTAAGAGCCTTGGAGCTGAGCGATAAGTTTATCAAAGAGGTAAGTGATTCGGTCGGAGAATTACCGGAAGCAAAACGGCTCCGTTTTAAAAAAGAATATCATTTGTCGGAATTCGATGTTCAAACCCTGACCTCTGAAAGAGAGCTGGCGGAATGGTTTGAAGAGGCGGCTAAAAAATCTTCTTCTCCCAAAAAATGTGCCAACTGGATATTGGCGGAAGTTCTGGCTATTTTAAACGAAACAAACTCTTCTCTTTCGGATTTAAAATTCGGGCCTGAGGCTATAGCCGAGCTTGTAAATGTTATTGAAGAAGGAAAGATAACAAGCAAGCAGGCCAAAGATGTTTTTGCCGAGATGATAGCTTGCGGTAAAAAACCTTCTGCCGTAATAGCCGAAAAAGGCATGGAACAGGTAAGCGATTCTTCCTTTATCGAAAAAATTGTAGAAGAAGTTTTTGCCGAAAATGCCGAAGCCGTCCAAGATTGGAAAAACGGAAAAACCAATGTTGCAGGCTGGCTTATGGGGCAGGTTATGAAAAAATCAGGCGGCAAGGCCAACCCAAAACAAGCGGCTGACCTTGTGAATAAAAGACTGACAGAGTAA
- the gatA gene encoding Asp-tRNA(Asn)/Glu-tRNA(Gln) amidotransferase subunit GatA: MITDLTFTQLRDKLKNKELSSLQILRAFKDEYEKDLKHPLPLNGFVEFFEDAEEHAKKADELIAQGVSFDEKPLLGLPIAVKDNISMAGKLCTCCSRSLQGYYAPYNATVIDRLLEAGAVLMGRINMDELAMGSSTEFSCYGPSRNPVDRARTPGGSSGGSAAVVAGNQAPFSLGTETGGSVRLPASYCGIYGLKPTYGLFSRYGVVAFSSSLDQVGLFGKEAADIALGLAVMAGKDEKDETSEEADFSSLLKLSAYSKEEIASLKIAIPKEFLNTQGLDQEVKQVFDELCAWLTKNGAKLEEVSIPVLEASIPTYYTLAISEAASNLSRIDGIRFGLRKDTGKGNDELYIQTRSEGFGPEVKRRIITGNYVLSKEFSGDCYEKSLNVRAKIAQGVNEVLQKYDFIICPTAPAPAFKLNEKVDDPIAMYLSDLFTTFVNLARIPSLSVPAGKTKAGLPVGIQFCGKKFSEDRILKLAKAWEEQNA; the protein is encoded by the coding sequence ATGATAACTGATTTGACATTTACACAGCTACGTGACAAATTAAAAAATAAAGAACTTTCTTCCCTTCAAATTCTTAGAGCGTTTAAGGATGAGTATGAAAAAGATTTAAAACATCCTCTCCCATTGAACGGGTTTGTAGAATTTTTTGAAGATGCAGAAGAACATGCAAAAAAGGCAGATGAGCTTATAGCTCAAGGCGTTTCCTTTGATGAAAAACCTCTTTTGGGCCTGCCCATCGCAGTAAAAGACAACATCTCAATGGCAGGAAAGCTTTGCACCTGCTGCAGCCGCTCATTACAAGGCTACTATGCTCCATACAATGCAACGGTAATAGACCGCTTATTGGAAGCGGGAGCCGTTTTAATGGGAAGAATAAATATGGACGAACTCGCTATGGGTTCTTCAACCGAATTTTCATGCTACGGCCCGTCAAGGAATCCCGTTGACAGGGCTAGAACTCCGGGCGGCAGCTCAGGAGGTTCGGCAGCCGTAGTTGCAGGAAATCAAGCCCCCTTTTCTTTAGGAACTGAAACGGGAGGCTCGGTTCGTCTTCCGGCTTCTTATTGCGGAATTTACGGCCTTAAACCGACATACGGTCTTTTTAGCAGGTACGGGGTAGTCGCCTTCAGCTCTTCCCTTGACCAAGTCGGCCTTTTCGGAAAAGAAGCCGCCGACATAGCCCTCGGTCTCGCCGTTATGGCAGGAAAGGACGAAAAGGACGAAACTTCGGAAGAAGCCGATTTTTCTTCGTTATTAAAACTATCTGCCTACTCAAAAGAAGAAATAGCCTCATTAAAGATTGCAATCCCCAAGGAATTCTTAAATACCCAAGGCTTGGATCAGGAAGTAAAACAGGTCTTTGACGAACTCTGCGCTTGGCTTACCAAAAACGGAGCAAAACTTGAAGAAGTTTCCATACCTGTTTTAGAGGCTTCCATTCCGACATATTATACCCTTGCAATCTCGGAAGCAGCAAGCAATCTTTCACGCATAGACGGAATAAGATTCGGCCTCCGCAAAGATACCGGCAAGGGAAATGACGAACTTTATATTCAAACAAGAAGCGAAGGCTTCGGCCCAGAAGTTAAAAGACGGATTATAACCGGCAACTATGTTCTTTCAAAAGAATTTTCAGGAGACTGTTACGAAAAAAGCTTAAACGTAAGGGCAAAAATAGCTCAGGGAGTAAATGAAGTTTTACAAAAATACGACTTTATAATCTGTCCTACGGCTCCGGCTCCGGCCTTTAAGCTTAACGAAAAAGTAGACGATCCTATCGCTATGTACCTTTCTGACCTTTTTACAACCTTTGTAAACCTTGCCCGTATTCCGTCCCTTTCGGTTCCGGCAGGAAAAACAAAGGCAGGTCTTCCGGTAGGCATTCAGTTTTGCGGAAAGAAATTTTCTGAAGACCGTATCTTAAAACTTGCAAAGGCCTGGGAGGAACAAAATGCTTAA
- the gatC gene encoding Asp-tRNA(Asn)/Glu-tRNA(Gln) amidotransferase subunit GatC — MEKNNNKISKEVFSTLLYLSRLSLGEQEEARLSGQVNNLVGYFEILDKFADSSLDSSMYAKHSETDLRSSEVKEGLAQSDLKKMTSEYMDNYFRVPKVLGSGA; from the coding sequence ATGGAAAAGAACAATAATAAAATATCAAAAGAAGTCTTCTCGACTCTTTTGTATCTTTCCCGCCTTTCTTTAGGTGAACAGGAAGAAGCCCGCTTATCGGGACAGGTAAATAACTTGGTCGGTTATTTTGAAATCTTGGATAAATTTGCGGACAGCAGTTTGGATTCTTCGATGTATGCCAAACACAGCGAAACAGACTTACGCTCCTCCGAAGTAAAAGAAGGCCTTGCTCAAAGCGACCTTAAAAAAATGACTTCGGAATATATGGATAATTATTTTAGAGTTCCAAAGGTTTTAGGCTCAGGAGCCTAA